The sequence GTTCGAACAGCTCGCCCCCGACCATCCCCGCCTCCGGCTGCTCATCGTCGGGGATCACGGCCCGGAGAGGGAGAGGATACTCGGGCGGATCAAGGGCAGTGCGTTTGCCGACAGGATCGCCTGGAGCGGATATCAGCCGGAGACCGTGGATTTTTACCGGATGATGGATCTGCTGGTGGTGCCCTCGGAGAGCGAGGGGCTGTCCAACGTGATGCTGGAATCAATGGCTTGCGGGATCCCCTGCCTGGCCCATCCGGCATGCGGTGCAAGCGAGGTGATAGCAGATGGGGAAAACGGCCTGCTGCGGGACATGTCCACATCTCAGGGACTGGCCTCGGCTCTCGGCGGGATCGCCTTCAATCCATCGCTTTTGGGTGACCTTGGGGTGGCTGCGCGCCAAACCGCAGTCGAGAGGTTCTCGCTGGCCGCCATGATCGCAGGCTACGCCAGCCTTTACGAGGAACTTGTCCGGGACAAACGTGCGCTGGCGCATTGAATGCCCTGCCCGGACTCAGATATTGATCAGGATGTAGTCCCATACCCAGAAGACCAGCGAGGTCAGGGCTATGCAGGCCACCACATCGATCACTCCCAGCCTGTTCCAGAAGGGTTTTTCGGGCGCTTCCGCATCGTCTTTCCGCGTGCTGAATGCGGGGGTTTGCGCACTCGCCACCCGCAAAGGCGGCAAGCCCCCGGAAAGGTTCGCCACGTCCGCTTCCGGGCTGGGATCCGGTGTTTCCTTGGCCAATTCCTCGCCTTTGCGCAACCTGTGGAGAGCCGCAACGGCAGCTATCAGCAGGAAATACTCGGCATGGTATTGCCGGTTTATCATCCACCCGGAGACAGCGGTGGCAAGCAGCAGCACCCCGAGAATCCTCCTGCACCTGTCCTGATCGTCGTCCGCCGGCCGGAACCTGAGCAGGGTGTGTAGCGCACACCAGAGGCCGGCCACATAGATTAGCAGTCCGTAGCGCCCAAGGTCTGCGCCAACCTGCACGTAGCTCGAATGCGTTGCTTTCGGGATGTCATGGATGGTGGTATTCCCTTCCTTCCAGTCGATCAGGGCTACGAATTCCTGCCAGCCGGCCCCGGTTGCCCGCGTCTTGCTGATGCCCCTTGCCATATCCCATGCCAGAAGCCGCCCCTGCACCCCCTCGTCCGAACTGAGATCTCCCATCTGCGACATCCGGGGCAGGAAATTGAGAGCCCCGACCCCCAGCGTGAGCGCCACCACCAAGGCACCGATCTGGACGTATTTCGGCCTGCCTATCACGAATACGCTGACCAAGATGATACCTCCGACCAGGAAGGCTCCTTTGGATTCGGTCTGGTAGACGCACCAGTAGGCCAATCCCGCGCACAAGGGGAAAAGCAGCCACTTGCCGAGGGAGGTTCCACGCCAGAAGAACAGCAGGTAAGAGACCGGGATGGCCACCACGGCGGAGTGTGCGAGGGCGTTCGGGTTGTTGTGCAGCCAGGTTCCAAGGGAAAGCCGCCCCACGAACCGCTCCGTGTAACCCTTTCCTCCGGTGATATCGATCCCATACGGGATCAGGACAGCCATCAGAGCCAGGATCACCAGCGCGATCGTCCACCACCTGAGATATGAAAGCAGCCGCTGCCAGGAATTGAGGGATTGCACGGTGAGGGCATAAAAGGCGACCAAAGGCAGGAATCCTGTCAGAGATGACATCGAGTTCGGCGCAGTGAAAACCACATACACAAGGTATGTGAGCATGACCCAGTCATGAGGGGTTCTCAGCACCCCCGGGAGCGGCGAGGCGAGGGAGCGGTTGGCAAGCAGGACGCCGAGCCAAACCGCGATGATGGGCTTGATGAGGGTCAAGCCGATGAGTCCCGGCATCCAGTCCTGCGGACGCAGGAAGTAGAAAAGCAGGAAAAAAACGGCGAGAACAAATTCCATTAGTGCGCAGGCCGTGA comes from Akkermansiaceae bacterium and encodes:
- a CDS encoding O-antigen ligase family protein, which translates into the protein MEFVLAVFFLLFYFLRPQDWMPGLIGLTLIKPIIAVWLGVLLANRSLASPLPGVLRTPHDWVMLTYLVYVVFTAPNSMSSLTGFLPLVAFYALTVQSLNSWQRLLSYLRWWTIALVILALMAVLIPYGIDITGGKGYTERFVGRLSLGTWLHNNPNALAHSAVVAIPVSYLLFFWRGTSLGKWLLFPLCAGLAYWCVYQTESKGAFLVGGIILVSVFVIGRPKYVQIGALVVALTLGVGALNFLPRMSQMGDLSSDEGVQGRLLAWDMARGISKTRATGAGWQEFVALIDWKEGNTTIHDIPKATHSSYVQVGADLGRYGLLIYVAGLWCALHTLLRFRPADDDQDRCRRILGVLLLATAVSGWMINRQYHAEYFLLIAAVAALHRLRKGEELAKETPDPSPEADVANLSGGLPPLRVASAQTPAFSTRKDDAEAPEKPFWNRLGVIDVVACIALTSLVFWVWDYILINI